In the Flavobacterium acetivorans genome, one interval contains:
- a CDS encoding MGH1-like glycoside hydrolase domain-containing protein has product MYKKEKFYILLFFLLLQASFAQSKFSNLELSKNNLNYKGNPENAKDRKSLAFSDKGAWFAFGLLEPSNIQAGFSGPFLMTEQNGVWLSSSFLSLHLIDDKQQEMINWKTALKSQNSYNSHLEQEFSNEKLSIKQELVFSSGHTAIQKTSITNTSSKNISFTPSFQSDVYLDNLQLSVVDNVLKIVSSKSNVIGYVQFLNEDSKIEVTKNGFTAKTSQLVLKPNETKEIVVSQTFIFPQYDWKKEKESISKLQFDSVLEQTQQEKENQLAQLIAKKKPTYKGSEYSVFLAKLILTLQNNTRIAAEGLKHAGIFPSYHYEWFHGFWAWDSWKHAAAIAEVDPALAENQVRAMFDFQEPNGFIPDCIYRDTSIEPNNYRNTKSPLAAWAVWEIYKQNKNVDFIKEMYPKLKKYHAWWYKERDHDQDGLCEFGSTDGTLVAGKWESGMDNAVRFDNSKVLKNAENAYSLDQESVDLNSFLYAEKNYLSQMANVLKLAKDEKKWKAGSKTLKKQIQKQFWDPSTGWFYDTSLDGKTFVKDMGCEGFLPLWTEVASRKQVKAIKVNLLDPNTFNTFVPLPTLAKNNPKFNPANGYWRGPIWLDQVYFGINGLEKYGYKTEANLLTKKLVHNAEGAVEKGKSIRENYHPTTGKGLEAENFSWSAAHFLLLLLNN; this is encoded by the coding sequence ATGTACAAAAAAGAAAAATTTTATATACTTCTATTCTTTTTACTATTGCAAGCTAGTTTTGCCCAAAGTAAATTTAGCAACTTAGAATTAAGTAAAAACAACTTAAACTACAAAGGGAATCCTGAAAATGCTAAGGACAGAAAATCATTGGCTTTCTCTGATAAAGGCGCTTGGTTTGCCTTTGGATTGCTAGAGCCTTCAAATATTCAAGCTGGGTTTTCAGGTCCTTTTTTAATGACGGAGCAAAACGGAGTTTGGTTGAGTTCTTCCTTTCTTTCTTTGCATCTAATCGATGACAAACAACAAGAAATGATCAATTGGAAAACGGCTTTAAAAAGTCAGAACAGTTATAATAGCCATTTAGAACAGGAGTTTTCAAATGAAAAATTAAGCATCAAACAAGAACTAGTTTTTTCATCTGGACATACTGCAATTCAAAAAACTAGCATAACAAATACTTCTTCCAAAAACATCTCGTTCACACCTAGCTTTCAATCAGATGTTTATTTAGACAATCTGCAGCTTTCGGTAGTAGATAATGTATTAAAAATAGTTTCATCAAAAAGTAACGTTATTGGTTATGTGCAATTTCTTAATGAGGACAGCAAAATAGAAGTTACAAAGAATGGCTTTACAGCAAAGACTTCTCAACTTGTATTAAAACCAAATGAAACTAAAGAAATAGTAGTTTCTCAAACGTTTATTTTCCCACAATACGACTGGAAAAAAGAAAAAGAAAGCATTTCAAAATTACAATTTGATTCCGTTTTAGAACAAACACAACAAGAAAAAGAAAATCAATTAGCACAATTAATTGCAAAAAAGAAACCGACCTACAAAGGTTCTGAATACTCTGTTTTCCTAGCGAAGTTAATACTCACTTTGCAAAACAACACTCGTATTGCAGCAGAAGGTTTAAAACATGCTGGAATATTCCCAAGCTATCATTACGAATGGTTTCATGGTTTCTGGGCTTGGGACAGCTGGAAACATGCTGCTGCAATTGCAGAAGTAGATCCAGCTTTAGCCGAAAACCAAGTACGAGCTATGTTCGACTTTCAAGAGCCTAATGGTTTTATTCCTGATTGTATTTATAGAGATACCTCGATTGAACCTAATAATTATCGAAATACTAAATCGCCGCTGGCTGCTTGGGCAGTTTGGGAAATTTACAAGCAAAACAAGAATGTAGATTTCATTAAAGAAATGTATCCTAAATTAAAAAAATATCATGCTTGGTGGTATAAGGAACGTGATCATGACCAAGACGGACTTTGCGAGTTTGGGTCTACAGACGGTACTTTAGTAGCTGGAAAATGGGAAAGCGGAATGGACAATGCCGTGCGATTTGACAACAGCAAAGTACTAAAAAATGCCGAAAATGCCTATTCCCTAGATCAAGAAAGTGTAGATTTGAACTCTTTCCTTTATGCCGAGAAAAACTATTTGAGTCAAATGGCTAACGTTTTAAAACTAGCTAAAGATGAAAAAAAATGGAAAGCAGGAAGCAAAACCCTAAAAAAGCAAATTCAAAAACAGTTTTGGGATCCAAGTACAGGATGGTTTTATGACACCTCTTTGGATGGAAAAACATTCGTAAAAGATATGGGTTGCGAAGGTTTCTTGCCGCTTTGGACTGAAGTTGCTTCTAGAAAACAAGTTAAGGCTATAAAAGTTAATTTACTTGATCCAAATACCTTCAACACCTTTGTGCCTTTACCAACATTGGCTAAAAACAATCCGAAATTTAATCCTGCGAATGGATATTGGAGAGGACCAATATGGCTAGATCAAGTTTACTTTGGTATCAATGGACTAGAAAAATACGGTTACAAAACAGAAGCCAATCT
- a CDS encoding RagB/SusD family nutrient uptake outer membrane protein: protein MKNIYNFITVLCIFTLVGCTNDFLEQQSPDQLNSSTFWRNKADAEAGLSSTYAYLEGAVEEYAFPEVKWPVEAYREDICKLGSDALNYQNWVELADFTYTNGNSQITSYWKLNYRGISNANQVIAKVGEMPSSAISDADKNQIIAEARFLRAYYHLKLILNWEKIKLRTKYITNQNEISLPLAERVETWNFIVSELKAVADVLPAVQPADNVGRATSGAANSYLGFAYLTRAYEETADKQTHLTESIKALDKVQGYELVKDYVSLFNGTNKNSKETIFELQFTDNTSNGAFYRTALHFWMGASELGGWDEILPTDMLMNEFKKEGKIATTGNYDSRLYGNIFFKDPYFNEASNPRIFGETYDAKFGNTDKPVFRKYLPPTQEQMDTEFLGLNVPLMRYSNVLLMKAEALNELNRTLEAIPLINLVRARADMPGMIGTTYNAVKAQIEHERIIEFPLENFRFYDLRRWGKTKSALDAVGRTGFDAAKNNFYPVPLTEIQNN, encoded by the coding sequence ATGAAAAACATATATAATTTTATTACCGTATTATGCATCTTTACACTAGTAGGATGTACTAATGATTTCCTAGAGCAACAGTCTCCAGACCAACTTAATTCATCTACTTTTTGGAGAAATAAAGCCGATGCCGAAGCTGGTTTATCCTCAACCTACGCTTACCTTGAGGGAGCTGTAGAAGAGTACGCTTTTCCTGAAGTTAAATGGCCTGTTGAAGCCTATCGTGAAGACATTTGTAAATTAGGTAGTGATGCCTTAAATTATCAAAATTGGGTGGAATTAGCTGATTTTACTTATACAAATGGGAACAGCCAAATAACATCGTATTGGAAATTAAACTATCGTGGAATTTCTAATGCAAATCAAGTTATTGCTAAGGTTGGAGAAATGCCTTCATCTGCTATTAGTGATGCTGATAAAAACCAAATTATTGCTGAAGCACGATTTTTAAGAGCTTACTATCATTTAAAATTAATTCTTAACTGGGAAAAAATTAAATTAAGAACGAAATACATTACTAATCAAAACGAAATAAGTCTTCCTCTTGCTGAACGTGTAGAAACTTGGAATTTTATTGTTAGCGAATTAAAAGCAGTTGCTGATGTGCTTCCTGCAGTACAACCTGCTGATAACGTAGGTCGTGCAACAAGCGGTGCTGCTAATAGTTACCTTGGTTTTGCCTATTTGACTAGAGCGTATGAAGAAACCGCAGACAAACAAACCCACCTTACTGAATCAATTAAAGCTCTTGATAAAGTTCAAGGATATGAACTAGTGAAGGACTATGTGAGTTTATTTAATGGTACTAACAAGAACTCAAAAGAAACTATTTTTGAACTTCAATTTACAGACAACACATCTAACGGTGCATTCTACCGTACTGCGCTTCATTTCTGGATGGGTGCAAGCGAATTAGGTGGTTGGGACGAAATTCTGCCAACAGATATGTTGATGAATGAGTTCAAAAAAGAAGGTAAAATAGCAACTACAGGAAATTATGACAGCCGTCTTTACGGTAACATTTTCTTTAAAGATCCTTATTTTAATGAAGCCTCTAATCCTAGAATTTTTGGTGAAACGTATGATGCCAAATTCGGAAATACTGACAAACCTGTATTCCGTAAGTACTTACCTCCTACTCAAGAGCAAATGGACACCGAGTTTTTAGGGTTAAATGTTCCTTTAATGAGATATTCTAATGTGTTATTAATGAAAGCAGAAGCTTTGAACGAATTGAATCGTACGCTTGAAGCAATACCTCTTATCAATCTTGTAAGAGCTCGCGCTGATATGCCAGGAATGATAGGCACAACTTATAATGCCGTGAAAGCGCAAATCGAGCATGAAAGAATCATTGAGTTCCCTTTAGAGAACTTCCGTTTCTATGATTTACGCCGTTGGGGAAAAACAAAATCTGCTTTAGATGCTGTTGGACGTACAGGTTTTGACGCAGCAAAAAATAATTTTTATCCAGTGCCTTTAACTGAAATACAAAATAATTAA